Below is a window of Humulus lupulus chromosome 2, drHumLupu1.1, whole genome shotgun sequence DNA.
ATTtggcgattatttgggtatgttgggattaataGAGAGTTTATAGGACAAGTTGAGGAATTAGTAGGAAATGCGGCAAATGACGATATCGCCCTTGGGGCATTAGAGAGTAAGGCTAGGAATTAGGGGTACTTGGGTCTTTTGGTGTTAAGGATGGCTTTAGGACACCCTGAGAAACCACCAGAAACACTTAGCCTCTCAGCCTTTCCTTTGCTCTCTGTTtggctctctctttctctcaaggtGTGCTTGGGAGCTTTGTGAAATTCTTGGAGAATTGGCTTAGGAAATTGAGTATTTGAAGTTGAAATTGGTTGGGGACTTAGCTCAGGGATCAAAATCACTCCTGAGGTAAgcgttacaatttttttttctctgtgAATTTTCTGGTTAACTTAGGTTTTGATCTGGGTTTAGTTTCAGCTTGAGTTGTTGAGTTTGGATAGGATTTATAGTTAGTTTTTAGGGTAATTATTATGCTTATGTTGTGTGATTTGGAGTTCTAGATGTAATTATGGGTTTACCCGTTGATTAGGATGAGTTTTGGTGATTTTGGATCAAGAAAATGCaagggaaaattctgggtttcaAGTTCGAGTCGCGGCGCTGTTCCTCTTGAAGCCTTCTTGTAaacctcttccaatcttcaacttgatcaTCGACTTCTTTATCACAATGATCTCTTCTACATAGAGTCTTAAGACGTATCAGTAGAATGGGGATTGGAGGAAGGTTTTCATTCCCCAACATGTAGGTTCTCATGGCACTTTTCCACACGTATATAATTTTGTGCTGTTTCGAATAAGTCGTCTAAGTTAATaacttccctcttgagcatgttatccaaTAACTTACTTCCTGGATGAACTCCGGCTgtgatagccatcttgagctctgctttagTTTAACTTCCCATcttagttgcttccatattgaatctatggatatagctcttcatgCTTTCATTCTCgctttgttttatgttagcgaggctggtacttGACATAACATAATATCAGATCGTgtggtgctgctgaagaaatttgCTAGAGAACTGCTGCCATGACCTAATTGTTCTTGGCCTTAATCTCTTGAACCAATTATACTCCGCTCCTCTGAGTGTAATGGTGAAGAATTGACACCTTTCTCTGCTATTGGCCCCCCCTTAACTTCGTCAAGTAGTTGAAGGCGTCTAAGTGTTACTTTGGGTCCGTAGAGCCCTTGTACGGAGGCATGCGAGGCTCTTTAAAGTTGGTAGAGAGttgctcaacctggatctccctGGTGAAGGGCGACTTGTGGTCGAACTCATCATCACCTTTGTGCCCCCAAGTGTAGTGACTATATTTCTTCGAAGGCTTTGCATTTCAGTGTCTAGTTACCTATTTTTTGTTTAAGGAGTCTCGTGGGTTCTCAAagtgaacccttgctttggttgtgtccctcggagAGCTGCAGGGCGTGTGGTTTTTACATCAAACCCTCCTTGGCTAAGGTTCTCCCTCAGGTCGGGTGAATCTCTTTTAGAGGTGGTCTTGAGTTCGCAGCTTACATAGGTGTGATTCGTGCTAGGTTGCGTCATTGGTGTTGAATCTTCCTTGTGTCCTGGGTGAGGGGTATGACTAGTGGAGAGTTGCGTTTTGCCACAGTCCACAGGTTGGTTTCTCCTCGTACATATTCTTTCTCCCTATGCTTGGGatggggtatgcttgacttcccttgcagtaggtcatTCAACACCTCCAGCATGTTCTCTATTGTGGCTTCTAGCCTTTGATTCTTTATGTGCAACTTGCGTATCTCATCCTCGTAAAATCGAGTTCTAGAGCTGGAACTCACGGAGTGCACTCGGACTCTTTTTGGGACTGTGCGTAGAGGGACCTAGATTCCAATGGCAAGATTGCAGTGCAATCGGAGGTCGAAGAGGCTTCTTCTTCACTATCAGCAGGTCGACTCGACCGTGAAGTCTACCACTACTTGCTCGTTGATTGATACCCTTGAAGTATAAGTGATGTCAAAAGATATCAATCTTTGGTAAGGATGGAGAATGATCGACTTACTGTCAAGATTCAGGGACTTGAGAAGCAAATTGTTGAGGCCACACACAAGGTAGGAGCAGCAATAACGTAGACTTCCTCTTCGCCTAAGAGTGAAAAAAGGAGGAAGCTAAAGTTCTTATATGGTGTGTGGAAATAGAATCCTAGCTTTGACTTCTCCTCATTTGGTGACCGCGTTGTTGCTAAGGCTGTCGAATGGAGTGCTCGTAGCGGGAAACCATGAAGTTTTTTTATTTCCTGTCGTTTGTTCCCATGCATGGGCaacttctttctttttacttcAATTTGGTTGTTATGCTACTTGACTTATCTTGTCTGAGAGGTTTTTCCAGGTCTCTTGTTTTCTTCACGAGGAACTTTTAATGAGTCTCGCTATGTCTTATGCTTACTTTTTGATGGAACATTATCATCTCATTTTATGCACGTTTTCTTCTTATTACCACATCTTTATTTTGAAAGTGTTCCCTTTGGATCCTCTAAACTGCGTGTGATTCATGTTCGTTGGTGCACCTTGAGTAATTGTAAGGATATaatgaccctttgggttcttgttatccttttatgtatttttgcGCTCGAGTGTTATTTTGtgcaagaagcgtccttctcgtcattatggatagtactatttttgcaagcatcttcttcgagaccttttttgcaagcgtcttctttgagatccttttcacaagtgtcttctttgagacccttttttgggCTAGGTTACTTTAGTTGACCTAGGATTATTATGAGGACCCTTTTTGGTtcttgaggtgatctccccttagGTTGGGACTCTTGTAGGGAGATGGTACTTGTGAAGCCTCGCAAGagcctattttcaaggcccttttatTGATTGCGATGGAGTTTTTTGCAAAGACCTCCTTTAAGGCCCTTTTTCCCTTAGTAAGGAGACTTGGTTgatctagacttagggatctctttgggctcccctttaGTCTTCTAGGATGTGGTCCCTTAGTAGGGTGGGTGTGTTTGTGAGGAAGTCACTTTTGAGGGGCCTTTTGACTTTCTTAGACtttataagggtagctagtccttatagattcaaatattgtcttataaggttcaccACTCATACTTATATGTATTAtaagtatttttatatatatatatcacgaGGCCAGGCACCtgttttgcacatggctaggtgcctattgaggcttgcgaggctaggcacctattttgtgCATGGCTAGGTGCTTATTcaggctcgcgaggctaggcacctatttcgcACATGAATAGGTGCTTGTTGAGGCTcgcaaggctaggcacctatttcgcACATGGATGGGGGCATGTTGAGGCCCATGAGGCTAGgaacctattttgcacatggccagGTGcttgttgaggctcgcgaggttaggcacctatttttcacatggctaggtgcatgtTGAGGCCGGGTATAATACCTCCCAAGTGGTTGATGGGATCTAtcttgccaagcactttgttttttgTTCTTTCCGATATGCTTTGACAATTCCAATTGACAATGGCAGCATGTGTGTCATATACGTGTCCTTGGAGATGAGAGATGTAATATATAAGATAGGTGATTGACATTAGTAATAGTAGGCAATGTGCAAGGGTTAACTTGGCGACCTCTTTGGATCCTATCAAGATAAATTACATCTACGGAAGGCCAACTATGGTGAAACTTTTGATTCTTTACTAGGCATAACTAAAATAAAGAgaaactactactgctgctactgctgtgGGAGCCAATTGAGATGACTTCTTTGGTTCCTAACATACACAAATATAGGGATTCTTATCGAAAGTTATCATTGATGAATCCCACTAGCTTTTTCTTGAAGCCTTCTTGTAgacctcttccaatcttcaacttgatcagCGACTTCTTTATAACAATGATCTCTTATACATGGAGTCTTAAGACGTATCGGTAGAATGGAGATTGGAGGAAGGTTTGCATTCCCCAGCATGCAAGTTTTCATGGCactcttccacacgtatataaTTTTGTGCTCTTTcaaagaagtcatctaagtttgtaacttccctcttgagcatgttatccaaTAACTTGCTTCCTAGATGAACTCCGGCTATGATAGCCATCTTGAGTTCCTCTTTAGTTTAACTTCCTagctttgttgcttccatattgaatctatggatatagctcttcaggctttcactCTCGCTTTGTATAAGAGGTTGGTACTTGACATAACATAATCTCGGATCGTgtggtgctgctgaagaaattcactAGAGAACTGCTGCCATGACGTGATTGTTCCTAGCCTTAATCTCTTGAACCAATTGTACTCCGCTCCTTTGAGTGTAATGGTGAAGAAATGGCACCTTTCTCTTTTATTgacccccttaacttcatcaagtaGTTCAAGGCATCTAAGAGATACTTTAGGTCCGTAGagccctcgtacggagtcatgtgaggctctttgaagttggtagggagttgctcaacctagatctcccttgtgaagggcgtcGAACTCATCATCACCTGTGTGCCCCTCAAGTGTAGTAACTATCTTTCTTCGAAGGCTTTGCATTTTAGTGTCTAGCTCCCTACTCTTTTTGTTTAAGGAGTCTCGTGGGTTCTTAGagtgaacccttgctttggttgtgtccctcgggggagctgtagggggtgtggtttttacctcGAACCCTCCTTGGTTAAGTTTCTCCCTCAAGTCGGGCGAAGCTCTTTTGGAGGTGGTCTTGAGTTCACACCTCTCGTAGGTGTGGTTTGCACCAGGTTGCATTGTTGGTGTAGAATCTTCCTTGTGTCCTAGGCGAGGGGTATGACTAGTGGATAGTTTCATTTTTCCACAGTCCATGGGTTGGTTTCTCCTCGTATAGGTTATTTCTCCCTATGCTTGGGATGGGGCATGCTTGACTTCTCTTGCAGTAGGTCATTCAACACCTCCTACATGTTCTCTATTGTGGCTTCTAGCCTTTGATTCTTTATGTGCAACCTGCGTATCTCATCCTTGCAAAAGCGAGTTCTGGAGCTGGAACTCATGGAGTGCACTCGCGGAACTCTTGTTGGGATTTCATGTAGAGGGACCTGGATCCCGGTGGCCAGAGCGCAGTGCAGTCGTTGGTCGAAGAGGAGGGTGTGTACCCAGGTCACACACAAGGGGCGACAGGTGGTTCATATTGACCTCCGTTAGGTTGGATAGCCGGGGATGATGCCACCTTCTCCTCTCCAGGGCCTCGATGTTCCTTCGGCATACCTCCATCCTCAGGTGGTGGGGAGGTCTCTTTTGGTCGCTCTTAGTAGGTCTGTGTCAAGGTGGGTCTCAACATTTTGAGATTCTCATAGGTGTCTTGAAtgccttggcatttcttcttgtcgGAATTGATGGAAGAATAGTGGCTTGATACTAGTCCTTCCCACAAATGGTGCCAAACTGTTGTTGGTAAGAAATCTTCAACCAAGTTAGATCGGAAAACTTATGAGCATAAAAATAAATGAAGAGCTATGAAGAAACTTAGAAGAACTTAGGATAGCTATCTGAACTTAGAATCTAGTTGCAGAGTGAAAATGGAGAGAATATTCGTATTACTCAAGAATTTTTTGTTACAATGCATCATTTTTTGACCCCTTTCATACTTGAaggaaggtcctatttatagaggagctctaatggctcttagtaCCAAAATGGTCCCAAGGGGACAAAGAGGTGGTTGTATGACAGGGAacctcagaggatcatggagcagGCGTTAGTGGTGTCAGGCTTCAGGCGTGTCGGGCATGACAATTTTCGGAGGTGTGCCTCGTCTTAGTgctttgtacgaccactactcttCTGATGGTCGTGTCTAGTTCGTACTTCGTACCACTCGGGCCCTTTTCGTACCTCCTCTTTACCCATGCCTTAATAAGTCATTGAAAGCTTGAGTGCATGCATTTATAGCTTGAGGTTGAGGAGGTACTTTGCCTCCAAGCAATAGGGACTCTCTGACCTTATTTCCTTTCAAGCTTAGGGATGGCCTTAAGTTTATATTCCATGTTTGTTGAGGCCTTCCAAATCATCTCCTTAGCTTCTAGGGAGGTTTGCACACGTTTCATGGTCTGGGGAGGGGTTAAACCTGCGCTTGGGCTTCAGGGGGGTCTTGAGCTCACCCCCTAAGATTGCCCATTTCCCGAGCTTGCCCCCTAGGTTGCCCCCTAGGTGAGCCCTCCCCATGAGCTCAACCCTGGGGTCTTAGGGAGTGTGAGCTTGGCCTCGTGTCTCCTCCATCTTCTCAAAGAAACACTTGGGCGTTGGCATCTTGTTTGGCTTTTCTTGTCATTTCTCCATTCTCACATTATTGGCTTAGTAAACAATAAACTCCATGGAGGCTTGAGCTTGCCCCCAAGCCCTAGGGAGGCTTGAGCTTGCCCCCAAGCCCTAGGGTGGCTTGAGCTCGCCCCCAAGCTCTAAGAAGGCTTGAGCTCGCCTCTAAGCTAAAGGAATGTGTGAGTTTGATCCCCGAGGCTTTTCCTATCTCTTGGGATTCCTCTTGAGTGCTTTATTTGATGTGGAACCACAAACGGTGTCATCCAAACGTGCTAACTTGTATGCGTTAGGAGGTATCACTTGGGGGTTCTGGTAGAGTCCTTTCCAGTTTACCCTCAGCACACCTGCCCCCGGGTCATGAGTATTGGATCATGGAGTTGTAGCACCTCGTGGCTCGTTGTTGGTATGTTGCCAACCTCAGCTGGGctctctttcttctttcttccAGCATGTCTAAATTTTCAGTCATTTCCATATGGTTATCTTGGTCCTCATAAGCTTGTACCCTAAAAGTATTGATCTTCATCTCCACTGGGAGGACATCCTCGCACCCATATGCTAAGGCAAAATGGGTCTCCCCACTAGTAGAACGTGGTGTGGTGCTATAGACCTAAAACACATTGGGCAGATCATCAACCCATGCTCCCTTCAACTTCTCTAACTATGTTTTTAGGTTCTTCTTGAGGACCTTGTTAATGGcttccacctgcccattggcttgtgggtttACTACGGCAGATAAACTCCTCTTTATGCCTTTCTCCTTATAGTAATCCTCGAACAACCCTCCTTCAATCTGAGTGTCGTTGTCGGGTATGATCTTATAGGTTGCTTCATGCCTACAGGTGATGGACATGTTGACAAAGTGACAACTTGCTTGGTCGTTATTTTGACTAGAGGTTCCACTTCAACctacttggtgaagtaatccacCGCTACGATTGTGTGCTTTGCTCCTCCTCTGCCTGCAGGGAGCGAGCCAATCAAGTATATCCTCCAAATAGAAAAAGACCAAGAGCTAGTCATGCTAACTAGCTCAGTTGAGGGTTGTTGGGGTAGTTTGTGTGTCTCTGGCATTTGGCACACCTTCTTGTGAAGTCGCTAGCATCCTTCTCCATAgagggccaataatacccttgtctCATGGCTTTTTGCATTGTGGATTGCCCACTTGCATGGTTCTCGCACTCGCCTTCATGTATCTCATTCAAAAGCTTCATTCCTTCCTCCTCAACAATACATGAGAGGAGCGGGACAGAGAATCCCCTCTTGTAAAAGACCCCATCCACTAGGTTGTATCGGGCAGCTTTGTATGCCAACCTCCGAGCTTTTTTCTTATTTGCTGGCAGAGTTCCATCCTTCAGGTATCTCATAATTGGTCGACCCACGACTCTATGTGGGTGTTGACCATATGAACCTCTGCTTTAACGATACTTGGCTTAGATAAGTATTCCACAGGGACAGACTCGAGCGTATCTCAATCCTTGGTGGAGGCCAGCTTTGCGAGGGCATCAACATCGACATTCTTCTCCCTTAGGATTTTCTTTATGGTATATCCCTCCAAATGATCCAAATAGTCTTTTACCCTTTCCAGGTATGTAGCCATCTTGGGGCCCTTCGCCTGATACTCACATCTCACCTGAAACACAACTAGTTGTGAGTCGCTAAAAATGTGCAAACACATTACCCTTAGTTCCTTGGCCACCTGCAAGCCAGCCAGAaatgcttcgtactctgcctcattgtttgaagcctaaaatccaaatcttatcgcacaatacatcttgtgccccctGGCCCAATCATCACTATGCCAACCCCAGCTCCCCCTTCACTGGACACTCCTTCCACACGGAGACTCCACTCCTCGagttttctctcttcttctttgcaaACTAATTCACTTTCTTCTATCTCTCCCTCTTCATTGGGCTGATAGGTGAactcgactatgaagtctgcgaCTACCTGCCCATTGATGGAAACCCTTGGGGTATAGGTgatgttgaataaactcaactcaATTGACCATTTTAGTAGTCTCCCTGAGGTTTCAGGTTTGTGTAAGACTTCCCTTAAGTGGTTTTTGGTGAGTACCTAAATTGCATGGgcgtggaagtagggccttaactttCTCGAGGCCACCACTAAGGCGTACACCAACTTCTCTATCTCTGGGTATTGGGTTTCCGTACCTACTAAGTGTTTGTTGATGTAGTATACATGTTGCTggtgcttcttctctcctttgaCTAGGGCAACACTTTTGGCATGCTTAGACACCGCTAAGTACATGTATAGCCTCTTGCCCTTTCTAGGTTTAGCCAACAGGGCTGGTTTCCTGAGGTACTCCTTCAACTTAGCAAAGGCCTCCTCGTAGCcttcatcccaagcaaactttttgctcccttttaggatgttgcagaaggggaggcacttgtcaatGGACATCGAAATGAACCCGCCGAGCGCCGCTACTCTTCTCGTTAGACATTGCACCTCTTTCTTGCTCTTGGGTGGGCTGATCTCTACTAGGGCTTTAATTTTGTGATGGTTGGCCTCAATGCCTCTGGACTTAACCATGAAACCCAAAAAATTTCTTGACGAGAACCCAAAGGTGCACTTGAGTGGGTTTAACTTCATCTTGTATCTTCgaagtgtgtcgaacatctcccCAGGTCCCAGGTGAGTTCTTCAGCCTTCTTGGTCttcaccaacctctggtacgtggcgcctgcattcttcagcccaaagggcatcactctatagaaatagagtcctttatctgttatgaatgAAGTATGCTCCTCATCAGCTGGGTCCATAGGTATCTGGTTgcatccagaataagcatccatgaagctaagtaactcATGCCCGACTGTTACGTCCACCAATTCTATCCTTTGAAGTGGGAAGCTATCCTTGGGAtaagccttattgaggttagtgAAGTCCACataagtcctccacttcccatttggcttcaaGTCTAGTACGGGGCTCGATACCCAAAATTGGTAGAACGCTTTGCTAATGAATCCATTCATTTTCAATTAGCCAACTTCCTCCTTCAGAGCTGCATATCTCTCTGGATCAAGTGCTCGCCTCTTCTTCCTCACACGTCTTTCCTTGGGGTTGATATTTAGGTGATGGCACATGATGGAAGagtctatccccaccatgtcttcatgaatCCAAGCAAATACATCAAGGTTTTCCTTTTGAAACTTTACTAACCTCTCCTTTACGTCATCTTGCaggttttttcccaccttcaatCTTCTTAATGGTTCTTCCATTACAATAATCTCCTCCAACTCCTCCACAGGTTCGGCCCTGGGCGCCTCTGCAACTCAAGGGTCTAGCTCAGGTGGGTTTGTGCCTCCATGTACCACCATTGCCATGGGTTCTTGTGGCTTTGCACCTGTGcggagggaggtgttataacacttcTTCGCTTCCTTCTGTTCCCGTTTCATGCTGGCTATTCCCTTAGGAGTCGGAAATTTAacaactaagtgatatattgaggttatcactttcaattctcttagggagggtctccctaataccgcattgaaagctgaagcgCAATCTACTAAGACAAAGTTTTCCATGACAatggtttgtctgggttgctctcccatggtgagagcCAACTCAATTTTTCCCAAGGGTTGTATTGAGCCCCTAATGAATCCATATAAGGAGGTATGGTAGGGTTTCAAGTTGTTGATG
It encodes the following:
- the LOC133814610 gene encoding uncharacterized protein LOC133814610 codes for the protein MRYLKDGTLPANKKKARRLAYKAARYNLVDGVFYKRGFSVPLLSCIVEEEGMKLLNEIHEGECENHASGQSTMQKAMRQGYYWPSMEKDASDFTRRHEATYKIIPDNDTQIEGGLFEDYYKEKGIKRSLSAVVNPQANGQVEAINKVLKKNLKT